The following proteins are encoded in a genomic region of Arachis stenosperma cultivar V10309 chromosome 4, arast.V10309.gnm1.PFL2, whole genome shotgun sequence:
- the LOC130976267 gene encoding RGG repeats nuclear RNA binding protein A-like — MTTMNPFDLLKDDTEDPSQLIANEQLKAAAAAATAVPPKKGAAAAPQKGGQQNKPAQLPSKPTPPGQAVREAKNEASRGGRGGGRGGGRGGGRGRGFNRDFSNDEGSFPASGAPATQSGFEEGDGGRTSDRRGGYGGRGPYRGGRRGDFSNGEAGEEGRPRRLYERRSGTGRGNEFKREGAGRGNWGTQSDEIAQVTDEVVNEAEKNLGEEKPAGEDVADVNKESLAEEAEQKEPEDKEMTLEEYQKVLEEKRKALQALKTEERKVDIKEFASMQPLSNKKVNNDIFIKLGSDKDRRKEALEREERSKKSVSINEFLKPADGEVYYGGRGRGRPRGPKGGSYRGNSNNAQAPSIEDPGHFPTLGGN, encoded by the exons ATGACTACCATGAACCCCTTTGATTTGTTGAAAGATGATACTGAGGATCCTTCTCAGCTCATCGCCAACGAGCAGCTCAAGGCTGCTGCTGCTGCCGCCACCGCCGTTCCGCCCAAGAAAGGGGCGGCGGCGGCTCCGCAGAAAGGAGGGCAGCAAAATAAGCCAGCTCAGCTCCCTAGCAAGCCTACTCCTCCTGGTCAAGCTG TGAGGGAGGCAAAAAATGAGGCTTCTCGCGGAGGCCGTGGAGGTGGACGAGGTGGTGGTCGTGGAGGTGGACGGGGTCGTGGTTTTAACCGTGACTTTTCAAATGATGAGGGCTCATTCCCAGCCTCTGGAGCCCCTGCTACTCAAAGTGGTTTTGAGGAAGGAGATGGTGGGAGGACCTCAGATAGACGAGGCGGTTATGGTGGGCGAGGCCCTTACCGTGGTGGTCGCCGGGGAGACTTCAGCAATGGGGAAGCTGGAGAAGAAGGAAGGCCAAGAAGACTATATGAACGCCGCAGTGGGACTGGACGCGG AAATGAGTTTAAGCGTGAAGGTGCTGGACGAGGAAACTGGGGAACACAGTCTGATGAAATTGCTCA GGTGACAGATGAAGTCGTGAATGAAGCTGAAAAGAATTTGGGCGAGGAGAAGCCTGCTGGTGAAGATGTGGCTGATGTAAACAAGGAGAGTCTTGCTGAAGAAGCTGAACAAAAAGAGCCTGAGGATAAG GAGATGACTCTGGAGGAGTATCAGAAAGTGCTGGAAGAGAAAAGAAAGGCCCTTCAAGCACTAAAGACTGAGGAGAGAAAGGTTGATATCAAAGAATTTGCATCCATGCAGCCCCTATCAAACAAGAAAGTCAACAATGACATCTTCATTAAATTG GGATCTGATAAGGATAGGCGCAAAGAAGCATTGGAGAGGGAGGAGAGATCCAAGAAG TCTGTCAGCATTAACGAGTTTCTGAAGCCAGCTGATGGGGAAGTCTACTATGGTGGGCGTGGCCGGGGACGCCCCCGTGGTCCAAAGGGGGGTAGCTACCGTGGCAACTCCAACAATGCACAAGCTCCCTCCATTGAAGACCCTGGTCATTTCCCAACTTTGGGTGGCAACTGA